A section of the Deltaproteobacteria bacterium genome encodes:
- a CDS encoding PAS domain S-box protein, translating into MQTTTSTRIAAAHLLANRVPPFAGTWLVVVALITLIETLQGRLRFGLALAFLAGHLAIVGGAVLLRSAAHARAIVIALCGGLAASITGTFASFGGSAEILGVMLFALSASAAAFFVWGWEPQLALNAITATLWLLALPHLGVSTSPLELVGITVIGWVITLGLAESMRRTFEAGLVLRAREREAVDALQKSYDAYRDLAENARDFIWTADLQGRLTYLNQATARLLGDTPNALIGRATSEFLTDHPDNLDVAATFARVAAGETVPPLAAECATALGRRWLEVIGTRIRDHDGRVVGIRVTGRDITERRAAEEERRHAEQALHESEARYRGLVESTQAVFTRLDREGRILFANDAICRVIGLPLDAMLGQSLFQWVHPDDLAATRASMAAVMEPPHRVLVENRVPAPNGWRWFEWEGSAIVEADGSIREFQSIGLDVTERKEAEHALQASEARYRSLVESGLELIARADPSGKLLFANDAYLCAFGYRREDVEAGRVTILPHIHEEDRARVLASFAHVLQPPYRNVVVSRVRIGGTWRRFEWEQGVVRDERGAITEIQGAGRDVTERHVAEEALRRSLEDLKRSEETLRRLARRQAAIREEERRRLGLDLHDNVCQELAAIGVLLEVSRAHERDSAELAQATRHLAEVIEHLRMVSRELRPMMLSDLGLMESLRAFATNASSLQRSVTTRFPTPIPRLDDETEIAVYRVAQESLGNALRHAAARTVDLLLRVDDGRLLLEVRDDGRGFDRATSRSDSLGLASMEERALALGGRLEIVSDPGRGTCVRLECPVTVRSPATAA; encoded by the coding sequence TCGGCGGCGCCGTGCTGCTGCGGTCGGCGGCGCACGCGCGCGCCATCGTGATCGCGCTCTGCGGCGGGCTCGCGGCGTCGATCACAGGGACGTTCGCGTCGTTCGGAGGCTCGGCCGAGATCCTCGGCGTCATGCTCTTCGCGCTTTCCGCGAGCGCCGCCGCGTTCTTCGTCTGGGGCTGGGAGCCGCAGCTCGCGCTGAACGCGATCACCGCCACCCTCTGGCTCCTCGCCCTGCCTCACCTCGGGGTCTCGACGTCCCCGCTCGAACTCGTCGGCATCACGGTCATCGGCTGGGTCATCACCCTCGGCCTCGCGGAGAGCATGCGTCGCACGTTCGAGGCCGGCCTGGTGCTGCGCGCGCGCGAGCGGGAAGCGGTGGACGCGCTGCAGAAGTCGTACGACGCCTATCGCGACCTCGCCGAGAACGCGCGCGACTTCATCTGGACGGCCGACCTCCAAGGGCGTCTCACGTACCTGAACCAGGCGACCGCGCGCCTCCTCGGCGACACGCCGAACGCTCTCATCGGGCGCGCGACGTCCGAGTTCCTGACCGACCACCCCGACAACCTCGACGTCGCGGCGACGTTCGCGCGCGTCGCGGCCGGCGAGACGGTTCCGCCGCTCGCCGCGGAGTGCGCGACGGCGCTCGGGCGCCGCTGGCTCGAGGTGATCGGCACCCGCATCCGCGACCATGACGGCCGCGTCGTCGGCATCCGGGTGACCGGTCGCGACATCACCGAGCGGCGCGCCGCCGAAGAGGAACGCCGCCACGCCGAGCAGGCGCTCCACGAGAGCGAGGCACGCTACCGCGGGCTGGTCGAGTCCACGCAGGCCGTCTTCACGCGCCTCGACCGCGAAGGCCGCATCCTCTTCGCCAACGACGCGATCTGCCGCGTGATCGGGCTACCGCTCGACGCCATGCTGGGCCAGAGCCTGTTCCAGTGGGTGCACCCCGACGACCTGGCGGCGACGCGCGCCAGCATGGCCGCCGTGATGGAACCGCCGCACCGCGTGCTGGTCGAGAACCGCGTGCCGGCTCCGAACGGCTGGCGGTGGTTCGAGTGGGAGGGCTCGGCGATCGTGGAGGCGGACGGTTCGATCCGCGAGTTCCAGTCGATCGGCCTCGACGTCACCGAGCGCAAAGAAGCGGAGCATGCCCTGCAGGCGAGCGAGGCCCGCTACCGGAGCCTGGTCGAGTCGGGGCTCGAGCTCATCGCCCGCGCCGACCCGAGCGGCAAGCTCCTCTTCGCCAACGACGCCTACCTGTGCGCCTTCGGCTACCGCCGCGAGGACGTCGAGGCGGGCCGGGTGACGATCCTGCCGCACATCCACGAGGAAGACCGCGCACGGGTGCTCGCGAGCTTCGCGCACGTCCTGCAACCGCCCTACCGCAACGTCGTCGTGAGCCGCGTGCGCATCGGCGGGACGTGGCGGCGCTTCGAGTGGGAGCAGGGCGTGGTCCGCGACGAGCGCGGCGCCATCACCGAGATCCAGGGAGCGGGCCGCGACGTGACCGAGCGCCACGTCGCCGAGGAGGCGCTGCGCCGCTCGCTCGAGGACCTGAAGCGGAGCGAGGAGACGCTGCGTCGCCTCGCCCGTCGGCAAGCCGCCATCCGCGAAGAGGAACGCCGCCGGCTCGGCCTCGATCTCCACGACAACGTCTGCCAGGAGCTCGCCGCGATCGGCGTGCTGCTCGAGGTCTCGCGCGCGCACGAGCGGGACAGCGCCGAGCTCGCGCAGGCGACGCGTCACCTCGCCGAGGTGATCGAGCACCTGCGCATGGTGAGCCGCGAGCTCCGCCCGATGATGCTCTCCGACCTCGGCTTGATGGAGAGCCTCCGCGCCTTCGCGACCAACGCCTCGTCCCTCCAGCGCAGCGTCACCACCCGCTTCCCGACCCCGATCCCGCGCCTCGACGACGAGACCGAGATCGCGGTCTACCGCGTGGCGCAGGAGTCGCTCGGCAACGCGCTCCGCCACGCCGCCGCGCGCACCGTCGATCTCCTGCTGCGCGTGGACGACGGCAGGCTCCTCCTCGAGGTGCGCGACGACGGCCGCGGCTTCGACCGCGCCACCTCGCGCAGCGACTCGCTCGGGCTCGCCAGCATGGAGGAGCGCGCCCTCGCGCTCGGCGGCCGTCTCGAGATCGTCTCCGATCCCGGGCGCGGCACGTGCGTGCGCCTGGAATGCCCGGTCACCGTGCGGAGCCCGGCGACCGCGGCGTGA